Genomic window (Musa acuminata AAA Group cultivar baxijiao chromosome BXJ1-9, Cavendish_Baxijiao_AAA, whole genome shotgun sequence):
TGAGGAAAGTGGTAATCATCATCATTCATGTGGAAACAGGTTTGCTAGTAAAGATCTGAGCTGAGGCTTTCCTGGTTTTGTTTGTTCCTTTGGTGCTGATCTCCCATCTCGTTTAGCTGTATTGGAATCTGTGGATCTGCCTCTCGTTGGCGGTCTCTCACATCTGTGGATTAATCGATGAGTTTTTTTTGTTCCTCAATCAATTTAGAAAGATAGGAAAAAATATATCTTGTCATAATACAATCATAACTTAGAGAACCTCAACGAGTTAATGATGACGACCCACCAAAATAATAGTGAGTCATCACTGATCAATATCCTCCAACATATTAGTTTGAGGACGATTGGAAGCAAGaaaaggtgagagagagagagagagagagagaggagaacaaGCTATAATTTGGACAATGCAAAAGGAGCTTCTCTCAAATGAATTCACTAAAAAACTTGTTGTAACTCATTTGTTTGTATGAATGTGAACAAGTTTAATACTCTAACATTCTTTCCATCTTAAACTTATTGTGTCAAATTTCATtcgaaaatatttaaaaattccaaCTTTTAAGGACTTTATAAGAATATCGATTACTTGTTCATTTATTCTTATATAAAGTGATTCCATAATTTTGTCCTGGATATACTCTCTTATAAATTGAAATCTTATGTCGATGTATTTAGATCTCTCATGATATATTAGATTTTTTGCTAGGGTAATAGTTAATTTATTACCAACATAAATCTCGACTGACTTATTATCACAAGAAAGTGTTGCTATATATTCTacttcacaacttgatagagtaatgataaattattttttagaatattatataaatataattattttagaaaatatatataaattccaTTATACTTTTTTGATTGTCATAGCTTTTGACCCAATCACTATCACTATATCTAACTCTAAACTTTAGATTATGAATAAAATATGCCATAGTCAATTATCAATTtaatatatcataattttttttaatgacattTAAATGAGATATCTTAATAGCTTCTAAATATCTACTTATTAAGCCAACTATAAATCGTGCATgtcaaatatcttaaatatctatCAAGACTTTtgtaataagttgaattaattgaTTTACCTTCTCCTTCTTTAGTTAGCTTGGTGTTACATTCAATAGGTGTATCAATTGGTTGGTAATTCTCTTATTCAATATCTCTTTTACCTAGCTTGCTTATGAAATAAACGTCCCTTTATTGCTTTGTTTGATCTTAATGTTCAAGAAGTAAGTGATGAGGTGTAAATCCGTCATCTTATTTTTCCTCGTAGAATTCTTAAATTCTTTGATCATAAAGGAATTGTTGCCTATAAATattagatcatatatatatatatatatatatatatatatatatatatatatatatatatatatatatatatatatatatatctcttcaTGGTCATTAATTTTCATATATAGAGCATGTTGATAAGAGAACTTTAAAAAATCACCTTAGGTAAAGTATGTGCCAATTGGAGAATTTTATGGtatttgtttaagcccataaaaatCTTTTTTCAATTTGTATACCTTGTTTCTTCTTCAtgaattataaaaataagaattgTTGTACATAAATCTCTTCTTGAAGATATTCATTGAgaaatactaacttgatatcaatttaaaagatattttatttCATTTGATTAGCGAACGAGATGAGTAGTATTATTGTCTCCATCAGAATTACTAATGCAAATATCTTTTTATAGTCGATTCCATACTAGTTGAGCTTTATAATATCTCTTTAACTCCAATCGGATTATGTCCTTTGGGCAGTATAATAAGTTaccatatattatttttgttaatgataTGCATCTCTTAGTTCATAGCATTTCTTTATTTTTCCCTTTTATAAGCCTCTTCAAAGATTAAtagaatataatatataaaaaataaaataaaaaaagatcatcATAATTAGTATTGGTGGGTACCTATCAAGATAAAGCCTACAAATTTAATTGACCTTGGCGATGATTCATCTAATATCAATGTTAAAGCGTTAGAAGAGATTGaacaatataatatatatgtagacCCAATATTATATGTCACCATTAAAGACACTCAAGATAAGTATAGTTTTACGAGAGATAACGTGAATGGAATACTAATTGACATTCTATAAGTGCTTAACACGATAGAGAAAAATCATtgaggatgatgatgataacaTGCTAGTAGATAAggacaaaattttatattatagttGTTATTAATCTTTTTTATCTTAATTTCTATTAAAAATGTTTATTTTTATTACAGGAACAAGTGAAGAATTAAGGCATAATATCTTGAACTTGCATCAACTAATAATCTATTAAGTGAAGATATTGTTTCTCTAGTATTAGGACAAGAGAAATCAAGATATATCTGATGTTATGCCACAGGACAATCTCCTTCCAATGATGtactatgatttttatataaattgatAGGGTTGATGAAAGAATATAGTCTTCTTTTTGTGAATTGTAAGCTATTTTTATGGTTAGTAGTATCATAATTAATTTATATACTATTTTTATGGATAAAGCTATCAATTTATGTTGTCTAATAATagcataaatatatgaattattacTGTGATTGTTCTTTAtaggttaaaaatatatattaacatagttgaataattataataataacgAAACTATTATTGTAGATTTTATTTGTAGGATAAAAGAATTTATTACTGTAACTACAAACCACAGTAATATGTAAATTATTACTATGATTTTCATttgtaaagaaaaaataaattaccaTAGTAATATGTAGACATGAATATGTGATTGTAAAATCTAAGATTATATATGTCATGATGGCATTTATTGTCACGATttatgtaaaaatataatttgttaTAGTGGAGGATGTGATGGTTGTTAGCCCGATGGCATGGTGGAGAGCTCATCCTATAACCCAAAAATAAGAACATCTTATGGTACATTTAGTTATCTTGAGCGTCTcactctttatatttttaaatattatatcgaCATTCGTTAAAATATCTAGATAAATTTATCTTAAcgttatcaattttatcgatgaaaatatgaaaacaaagaaaaaataataattttaacgtttGGTGACAGAAGATATCGGTGGTGGAGGACGACGATTCCATTTGTGTTGATGTCGACATAGCAGCCTGGTCCCCTCCCATAACGATAAGGTCCGCTCTCACCATGATGGCACTCGCCTCTATGAGGAGCGCACTGCCGACCTCACCGTTGTTCGCCTCGTGTCGCTCTGCATCTGTGTCGACGTTAATGCAATTGCCGAGCATCTACAACGAAGATAGTGGTGGCCACCACGGTGTCTACGGTGAAGATGGTGATCACCTCATCGCTGACCCGTTTAGTGGATCCGAGCCTTGAGCCGAAGCTGGGGTCGTAGGAGCTCCTGTCGCTCCCCCCCTATTGTCGCGTTAGTTTCGTCACCACTCTCGTCGAGTGGCCCTTTTGCTACTTTGCATCTACATTAGTATTGATGCAGTTGTCAAGCAATGAAAGGGTCGCTTGGCATCGCATCAGCATCGACACAAATGCAGAGCGACGTCACTTGGTAATTATGTCAGCGTCGATGCAGATATGTTAGATGTTGTTTGGGCTAGGCTGGTGGTCAAGGAAACCCACTGATCCGGTCTGAGGGAGGCGGACCATGGCATCCACGATAAAGCATACTACCTTGCAAGAACTATATAAGTCAAAGAGCCGGAACCAATCGACAATGGACGCCACCCTCTATGGTGCGACATCGGGCACTAACTAGAGCTCATCCATGTCATCGCCATCGTGCATGAGGCCATTGGAGCATATGGCGAGTGTGGCTACGAATAGGTTAGGGGAGGCGACGGAGCACTTATTGCACATGGTGGAGAGTTCCGAGTGGGAGCAGATCAAGGGAGAGGAGGGGTGAGCAGAGGCATCCTGAGCTGCGACAGGGTGGGAGAGGGATTTGGGAATTATGAAGCATTACTCCTAAAAAAATGGGATGATAGAGGAGTTTTGAGCGACAATTGTATCAGTTTTGACACAGATGCAGAGTGGCATAGGGCGGGCGATGATAAGATCGGTGGCACACTCCTCGTGTAGGTGAGTGACGTCGTGGTGAGAGCATATCTTATTGTTGTCAGAGACGACCAAGCAACTGCATCAGTATGACGCCGACGATGCTGTAGTCCATTACCGaacgtaaaattatctttttaccttttatttttattttttaatcagtAAAACTGATATTATTAgaataaatgaatataaatattttatttttataattataggaatgtaaatataattttttaaagtgtaaACATCCAAACATAACTAATTAGGATGGATGGGTAACAAGTAATTAACCCAAATGCTTTGTGACCACTGTCACAATTCACAAGAATAAAAGAATTCTACAGCAAATGATGAACATCCTATAGAACAGGCACTTGTACGGCCATGGACACAGAAACCAGAGATGCATCCCCGCTTCCGAAGCTTGAACCCCTCGATGATTCGCATGTCATGACCGCTGGTGACTCGCATCTCCGGCACATCCTAACGAGTAACGCAGCCTTCCTTCTCGCTCGCTTTGTCCCTGTGAACAAGATGGCCTGTATCAGCCCACCCAACGCCGGCATCCTCGCTACTCTCCGGGTAACTGGTAAACCACCgcgccggcacaactcctgcaacGCCGCGACCGCATTCTCCTTCCCCTTTGGAGTTCCCCTCGTCATCAGTCCCACAAGATTCGTGATCGCAGCGTCCTCGCTCCCGACTGCCTCAGCCACGATGGGCTGCCTCACGAGCAATTGGAgagcagccgcagcctcttcggcGACGCTCTCATCTCTCAGTGCTCCAACCAATGCGAGCACTGCCCCCAGGTCCAACATCCGACACCAGCACTCCGGATGCGTCGACAGATTGAACAACGCCATCACTGCGTCTCTCTTCCCTCGCGTGCTTCCCTGCATCAGCAGATTGGCCAATGCCGCCACTGCACCCTGCTGGTCCACGATCTTTTTCTTGAAGTCGTGAACTGCCGACAGGCTGAACAGGGTGGCTGCCGCGTTCTCCCTCGCCTCTGCAGTCAACCCATGCATCAAGACGTGAACGGTCAGTCTCAAACACCCTTCTTCTTCCATGATCCTTCTCTTGTTACCGTCGTGAATGGATATGTTCAGTATTGAGGTCACCGCGTTTTCTTGAGCGATCGGATTCGATGACTGGAAGAGCCTGCAGAGCAGGGGGATTGCCCCTGCCTCCGCAATGAATAACCTGTTCTCCTTCCCGGTCCTCGCCAGCAACCGGAGTTCGCGGGCAGCGACGGCCTTCGACTCCTGTGAACCAGCTGATAGCTGCCGTACTAGAATTCTTGCCGTAGCTTTGTCTGCTTCGATTGCGGCCTTGCTGGTGCATGCTGCCGCGAGGCTCTCAGCAGAAACTTCAGCTCCATCAGGAGCTTCGATTTGGATCCCGTGGGCGGCGCACCATCGACAGATCAAGCTCCTGAGTGCTCTGTTAGGCACGAGGCCGCCACTCGCGAGAGTCTGGCCGGAATTTGGGCAAGTGCGATGGCCTTCAACGATCCAATGGGTGATGGAGGCGCGATCGTAGGTCTGGCCAGTGGAGACGACCACAGGATCTTTCATCAGGTCCAGCGAAATCGGGCAGCACAAGTCCTTGGGGATCGTCAAGGATAAATCGCTGCTGCCCTGACTCGAAGATCGCTTCCTCGATGCCTTCTTTTGATCGCCGCAAGAACTCTCGACCTCCATTTCCTGGAACCCAAACAGCAAGAATCTACAGTACCGGGTGAGCGCGACGACTCCGATGACGACGGATAGGTCCATGTCCTCCTCCTGATTAGAGATCTGTTCTTCCAGTAACTCGATCTCCGCACAGCAAGCACTGGCGTTCCCTATCCCCAGACCGTCGACGTACGTGCTCCGAAGGTCCGCCGGATCCGGCGCCTCACCGTCATCGAACCGGGCCAAGAAAGAATGGATTTTGCGTCGGAGTTTTTCGTCGTGGGGGTCGACGAAGAGGTTGGATCGCCTACACTGCCGCCGGAGGAGCTCTACCTGCTCGCGGACGTCCTCGGCGAGGCAGAGGTCATCGAGGGGGAGGACGTCGAGCAGCGTGGCCAGCTCCCGAGCGAGGTCGTGGAAGTTGCTGGACACCTGGGGGTTCCTCAACAGAAGCCAGAGCCGGCTCGACTCGGAGCAGTACTCGAGGAGGAGCTTGGCCCTATAGACGAAGATGTAGAGCTCCCCAAGGCAGAACGCCGCCGAGGGGGGAAGCCGGGGTGGGTGGGGGTAGGAGGACTCCTCGAGGGACTCCAAG
Coding sequences:
- the LOC103999315 gene encoding U-box domain-containing protein 17 produces the protein MCSPMVFVAARRLRYPLSGAFFAPGDLTDAALVRAIAVLSSDAAAARSFVPFQRRNATSLVRRLRVLAAFLESLEESSYPHPPRLPPSAAFCLGELYIFVYRAKLLLEYCSESSRLWLLLRNPQVSSNFHDLARELATLLDVLPLDDLCLAEDVREQVELLRRQCRRSNLFVDPHDEKLRRKIHSFLARFDDGEAPDPADLRSTYVDGLGIGNASACCAEIELLEEQISNQEEDMDLSVVIGVVALTRYCRFLLFGFQEMEVESSCGDQKKASRKRSSSQGSSDLSLTIPKDLCCPISLDLMKDPVVVSTGQTYDRASITHWIVEGHRTCPNSGQTLASGGLVPNRALRSLICRWCAAHGIQIEAPDGAEVSAESLAAACTSKAAIEADKATARILVRQLSAGSQESKAVAARELRLLARTGKENRLFIAEAGAIPLLCRLFQSSNPIAQENAVTSILNISIHDGNKRRIMEEEGCLRLTVHVLMHGLTAEARENAAATLFSLSAVHDFKKKIVDQQGAVAALANLLMQGSTRGKRDAVMALFNLSTHPECWCRMLDLGAVLALVGALRDESVAEEAAAALQLLVRQPIVAEAVGSEDAAITNLVGLMTRGTPKGKENAVAALQELCRRGGLPVTRRVARMPALGGLIQAILFTGTKRARRKAALLVRMCRRCESPAVMTCESSRGSSFGSGDASLVSVSMAVQVPVL